TAAGGAAGTCTGGCGCCGGCAGGCCTCTCAgagccaggcagggctgggggcccacAGCAGGGATCCCCCACTCACAATCTGGTGCCTCTGGGTGTTGGAGAAGAAGGTGTCCTGGTTGTCACTCCCAAGGAACCTGTGGGTGTATGGAACTGGAGTACATGTGCACATGCAGGAGCGTGCACATGGGGACACATGCACATGAGAAGAACACACACTTGGAGCACACGCACATGAGAAGAACAAGCACGCTGGAGCACACACACATGAGAAGAACACACATGGGAGCACACATGAGAAGAACAAGCACATGGGAGCACACATGAGAAGAACAAGCACATGGGAGCACACATGAGAAGAACAAGCACATGGGAGCACATGCACATGAGAAGAACAAGCACGCGGGAGCACACACACATGAGAAGAACACACACTtggaacacacacacatgagAAGAAAACACATACAGAACACATGAACATGCACACGGAGCACATGCACATGATAAGAACATACACATGGAGCACATCCACATGAAAAGAGTACACACGTGGGAGCACATCCATATGAGATGAACATGCACACAGAAGCAAACGCACATGAGAAGCACACACACAGGAGCACACACACATGGGAAGAACACACAGGAGCGCACACACCTGAGAAGAACACacaggaaaacacacacatggGAAGAACACACAGGAGCACACACACATGAGAAGAACACACAGGAGCACACACATGAGAAGAACACACAGGAGCGCACACACCTGAGAAGAACACACGGGAAAACACACACATGGGAAGAACACACAGGAGCACACACACATGAGAAGAAcacacatgagcacacacacatgGGAAGAACACATGGAGCACACACATGGGAAGAACACATGGGAGAACACATACATGGGAAGAACACACATGGGAGCACACACATGAGAAGAACACACAGGAGCACACACACATGGGAAGAACACACATGGGAGCACACACATGAGAAGAACACACAGGAGTGCACACACATGAGAAGAACACACAGGAGCACACACACATGGGAAGAACACACATGGGAGCACACACATGAGAAGAACACACAGGAGCACACACATGAGAAGAACACACAGGAGCACACACACATGGGAAGAACACACAGGAGCACACACACATGGGAAGAACACACATGGGAGCACACACATGGGAAGAACACACAGGAGCACACACATGAGAAGAACACACAGGAGCACACACACATGGGAAGAACACACAGGAGCACACACATGAGAAGAACACACAGGAGCACACACACATGGGAAGAACACACAGGAGCACACACATGAGAAGAACACACAggagtgcacacacacatgagAAGAACACACAggagtgcacacacacatgagAAGAACACACAGGAGCGCACACACCTGAGAAGAACACACGGGAAAACACACACATGGGAAGAACACACAGGAGCACACACACATGAGAAGAACACACAGGAGCACACACATGGGAAGAACACACAGGAGCACACACATGAGAAGAACACACAGGAGCACACACACATGGGAAGAACACACAGGAGCACACACATGAGAAGAACACACAggagtgcacacacacatgagAAGAACACACAGGAGCGCACACACCTGAGAAGAACACACGGGAAAACACACACATGGGAAGAACACacaggaaaacacacacatggGAAGAACACACATGGGAACACACACATGAGAAGAACAAGCACGTGGGAGCACATGCACATGAGAAGAACACACGGGAGCACACACACATGGGAAGAACACGCACATGGGAGCACATGCACTGGCCTGTAGACACGCACACACTGATGCACACTcatgcccccacctccaccctgggAGACACCCACTGCCACCGGTGCCACAATCAAtttcagttttcccttttccattccCGAGGCAGAAGGTCACAGTGGGTTCTCCAGATGTCACAGAAACCCCGACACTCGGTGGGGGATAGTGGACTGTGGCTGGGCAGAGGGCAAGGGGTACAGGAGCGCCTGGCTCACCCAGGAGCCCAGAGCCCTTTCATGTGACCCCTGTAGCTCCAAGCACAGGACCAAAGACCTCGTGGGTGGCAGCTGGTGGTCGCCTGTGTGGACGGACGATTGACCACAGAGCCCTCTCTGGGACACCAGAACTTTGGGAAGCCCTGTGGGTGGGGGCAAGCGTGTGTGTGGCTGAAGGTCGCCCAGCCCAGAAAGGAGGGGTTCTCAGCACGGGCGGTGGGAGCGCATGGGAGTCCGCAGTGCAGACCATACGCCAGTGCCCCCCACCTAGACACTACCCCTATCTGTGGGCTGGGTGTGGCcaggtgacttgctttggccagtaaCATGGTGACGGAAGAGGTGCCCTGCCCACCTCCATAGACACGTAGTGGAGCAGGAAAGGGATCTGCATGTCCAGCCACCGAGGTCTGAGGGATGTTTGTCCCACAGCACAACTGCCTGTGACTGCCGGGGACGACTTACAGAAAATGTGGCTGCTCTAGGGCATGCCCACCTGAGCTCACAGGCCCTGGGCGCAAAGCTCCAGGAAGGAGCGAGCGCGGGGCGGGGAAAGCATGGCATCAGGTGCACTCCTCTGACTCTTCCCTTCGCCATGCAGCCTGGGCCCCCACCCAGCACAGCAGGGCGGCCACTCTCACCTCGACAGCTTGCTCACTTTGAACTGGCAGGAGTAGTACTCCGGGGGCAGGTCAGGCACGTCCTCCAGCAGGATGTTGGGGATGCCCAGCCACTCCAGCAGGCTGGCCGACCAGTTGGAGGCCTGGTTGGGCAATTCCTGGAAGGAATCCTAGGTTGCTCCTCCGACTCCTGAGGGGACGCGGCTGCTGCAGTGGGTGGGGGGGTGTGGCTTTGCACACTGGGCAGCAGATGAAAGGCTCCAGCAGAGGGCCCGAGCCTCCCCTGGGCTTGCTACGGACCCAGTGGAGGGAACAGGCAAGCCCGTTCTCCCCGCGGGCCTCAGGCTTGGGTCAATTTGAGGCCCTGAGCCCCCCAAGGCAGGAAGGGACAAGAGGGTTGCAGCATGTTTCTTTGTCCATCTCCATGCTATGATGGTGAAGGGGGGCCCATGGAGTGGGTGGCAGAACCACCCCCAGGAGTGTCATCTTGAGGTCCCCCAGGAGCCGCTGCCCCCTCCACCCTGTGTCCCCCAGGCTGGGGCTTCCCCTCCACTGCCTGCAGTGCTGGCTCTCAGCAGCCTGGCAGGGTCAGAGCCTGGAGGGGCCCAGGCAGCCAGCTCAGAGCTTTGGCTGCTGCACACACAgtccacccctccacctcccctgaGCCCACCATAGGGGTCACAGCACCCCAACCTGTCTGCCCAGCAAGGCTTCTTGGAGCACAGTGTGATGGGGGTTTGGAGGGGTCCTCGAGGACACTGAGTGGGGAACCCCCAGGGGTGTCGGCACCAGCAGCTGCACCCGGTATGTTGGGTGCAATCATGAGTGACTTGGGATTGTGGGGGGACCTCCAGGCCTTCTCCCTGCACCCCATGCACCCTGGTACCTGCAGGGGCAGCTTGAGGCGCAGCTCTTCGGCGTAGTAGCAGAGCACGGCCCAGGGGGCGCTGAGGAGGACATAGTGCACCACGCTGTCCACATCCTGGACGTCACGCTGCAGGGAGCGAGGGGCTCTGTGAGATGCTGAgggtgcacgtgtgtgtgtacgtgtgtgtgcatgtctgtgtgcgtGCACAATTGTATGGGtacatgtgtgcctgtgtgtgtgcccgTGAGTGTAAGTGTGCCCGTGAGTGTAAGTGTGCCCGTGAGTGTaagtgtgtgtgcccgtgtgtaagtgtgtgtgcccgtgagtgtaagtgtgtgtgcccgtgtgtaagtgtgtgtgcccgtgagtgtaagtgtgtgtgcccgtgagtgtaagtgtgtgtgcccgtgtgtaagtgtgtgtgcccGTGAGTGTAAGTGTGCCCGTGAGTGTAAGTGTGTGTGCCCGTGAGTGTaagtgtgtgtgcccgtgtgtaagtgtgtgtgcccgtgagtgtgtgtgtgcccgtgagtgtaagtgtgtgtgcccgtgtgtaagtgtgtgtgcccgtgtgtaagtgtgtgtgcccGTGAGTGTAAGTGTGTGTGCCCGTGAGTGTAAGTGTGCCCGTGAGTGTAAGTGTGTGTGCCCGTGAGTGTGTGTGCCCGTGAGTGTaagtgtgtgtgcccgtgtgtaagtgtgtgtgcccgtgagtgtgtgtgtgcccgtgagtgtgtgtgtgcccgtgAGTGTAAGTGTGCGTGCccgtgtgtaagtgtgtgtgcccgtgtgtaagtgtgtgtgcccGTGAGTGTAAGTGTGTGTGCCCGTGAGTGTAAGTGTGCCCGTGAGTGTAAGTGTGTGTGCCCGTGAGTGTGTGTGCCCGTGAGTGTaagtgtgtgtgcccgtgtgtaagtgtgtgtgcccGTGAGTGTAAGTGTGCCCGTGAGTGTaagtgtgtgtgcccgtgtgtaagtgtgtgtgcccgtgtgtaagtgtgtgtgcccGTGAGTGTAAGTGTGCCCGTGAGTGTAAGTGTGCGTGCccgtgtgtaagtgtgtgtgcccgtgtgtaagtgtgtgtgcccGTGAGTGTAAGTGTGTGTGCCCGTGAGTGTAAGTGTGCCCGTGAGTGTAAGTGTGTGTGCCCGTGAGTGTGTGTGCCCGTGAGTGTaagtgtgtgtgcccgtgtgtaagtgtgtgtgcccGTGAGTGTAAGTGTGCCCGTGAGTGTaagtgtgtgtgcccgtgtgtaAGTGTGTGCCCGTGAGTGTAAGTGTGTGTGCCCGTGAGTGTAAGCGTGCGTGCCCGTGAGTGTAAGTGTGTGTGCCCGTGAGTGTAAGCGTGCGTGCCCGTGAGTGTAAGCGTGCGTGCCCGTGAGTGTAAGCGTGCGTGCCCGTGAGTGTAAGCGTGCATGcccgtgagtgtgtgtgtgcccgtgAGTGTAAGTGTGCGTGCCCGTGAGTGTAAGTGTGCGTGCCCGTGAGTGTAAGCGTGCGTGCCCGTGAGTGTAAGTGTGTGTGcccgtgagtgtgtgtgtgcccgtgAGTGTAAGTGTGCGTGCCCGTGAGTGTAAGTGTGCGTGTCCATTCACATTCTCGGAATAGACAGATGATTCTGTAGCCGTGGTAACGACCAACCAGCACTGGTTTTAAACCAGCTTGATGAATGACAACTTGCCCCTGTAAACACGCCTCTGAAGGCCCACCCGTCGGTGAGCACTCCTGTTTGGAACTCAGTCAGCGACAGACAGACAACACTGGGCTGCTAGGGCCGGCACCAGCCAGTCTGCTCTGGGACCAGCACAACGACCACACTCTTCCCCAAAGCCTGCCAGAGCACCCTCGGCCTTGTCAGAGACTGGGCCTGACCACACCGCTCTCCTGACGTGCGTGGGCGATACATTCAGCTTTGGGTCTGCAGACATTGCATGACTGCCTCGCCCTTGGACAAGCCactgcgtgtctgtgtgtgttctgCATGCACATACAGAAGTGTGCAATGTTCACACATGTGGGGACATGTGACGGGCACTGGAACCCTGAGATGGGGACTTCTGGCTCCATGATGAGGTGCCTCTACTGACTGTACACCTGCCTTCCAAACTCCCTCTTGaatccagtggttctcagccctcgCTGCCTCACAGCCATCTGGGGCTCCCCAAATGCCAATGCCCAGGCCCCCCCTGGACCCAGCTGGAACAGATGCCCATCGGGCAGACATGGGCCTCAGTGCTTTGGGCCTCCCTAGCTGGCTGTGACGTGTGCTGAGAGCTGAGAACTGTCATTTAGAGCAAAGACCGAGGGCACTTTGTGCAATATGTTGGGGAAGCTGCCCACTGGTGCCCCCTGTGGTTGGCCCTCTGTGCCCCCCACTGAAGCCCAATTTGGATCAAGGTTTTATAAACTCATGTGGCCACATCTATAAGCCACGCCATCCCATAAgctttttccataataaaaggcGGTGACTTTTCATCCCACCCACCAGACTGTCAAGTGGATCCAAACTCGGAAGGGGAGGGGGTGTTAGCTCTTGACCTCCAACTCCATCGTGTATCCCATCGTGTATGTTTGCCAACAGAGGAAGCTCTGGAAGGGAGTGTGGCAAACCGTGGGCCTCGGGGTCGAGGAGGGCGAGCCTCGAGGGGAAGTGCCTGCTCACTTCGTACCCCACACACCGAGGAGGAAATGTGAGAACACGAAGGGCAAGCGGCCTGGGGAAGATGCCACACACGTAACCACCAAGGAAGAGGTTCTGGGATACATGAGCTCCCGCGCATTGCAAGACAAACGTAAACAGCCTGACAGCAAGACAGGAGAAGGCAGTTCACAGTATTGGAAACACAGCCCATGAACATGCAAAAAATACCCCACCTCTTCAGGAATCAGGGAAAATGTGAACTAAACTGCATGAGATGCCACTATACACCAACCAGACTGGTCAACATTCTAAAGTCGGACACTACAGAGTGTTGAGAAGACACAGAGGAGGGGGCACTCATTCACCCTGACGGTCGTGCAAATTGAGGCCACCGCTTGGCAAAATGGTGAGGCCATACACACACCCCCTGGGCCAGCAGCTCTGCCCCTAGGAGAAAGCCCTGCACCTGGGcacaaggacacacacacacacacacacacacacacacgaaagaaCTGACAGCAGCCAGttttataatagccccaaaccagAACAAGTTAAGTGTCCACTGACACTGGAATGGATGAGCAGGAGGTGGGACAGTCACACGGGGGGGGCTCTCTACAGCAATGACATGGCCGCAGCAGCTGCACCAACTGTGCATGGGCCTCATAAACAGGATGTCAGGGAGAGCTACACAGAGTGTGAGTCCATTCTACCAAGTTCAAACAGACCACATCAAGCTGtgttaaaatgataaagaaacgCAAGAATGTGAGTAAGATAAGATTCAGGATTGATTACTCAGGGTGGGAGAGGCCACCAGAAGGCAGAGCCTGTGTCTGGGGAACAGAGGAAGCCACGTGGTCGGAAAGGAGGGCGGAGAACGCAGGAGACATGGAGAGGGAGCCAGCGGCGGGGCTCAGGGATGAGACGAGTGGGGCTGGGCTCTGTGCCCTGACCCCCAACTGCTCTGAGACCCACTTGTACCCGCCTGCCCCACCACACATGCAGCATCCACACAGCTCCTTCCCGCTTTCTCAAGCTCCCTGCAATGACGTAAAGCATTCTAGGTGGTACCCACTATTATAT
This Equus asinus isolate D_3611 breed Donkey chromosome 19, EquAss-T2T_v2, whole genome shotgun sequence DNA region includes the following protein-coding sequences:
- the ANO7 gene encoding anoctamin-7 isoform X12, coding for MCVFFPCVCAPVCSSHVHVLPRACSSHVCVPMCVLPMCVFSCVFFPCVCFPVCSSQVCALLCVLLMCVCTPVCSSHVCAPVCSSHVCVLLCVLLMCVLLCVLPMCVLLCVLLMCVCSCVFFPCVCFPVCSSQVCALLCVLLMCVCTPVCSSHVCVHSCVFFSCVCSCVFFPCVCAPVCSSHVCAPVCSSHVCVLLCVLLMCVLLCVLPMCVLPCVFFPCVCAPVCSSHVCVLLCVLLMCVLLCVLLMCVLPCVFFPCVCAPVCSSHVCALLCVLLMCVLPCVFFPCVCAPVCSSHVCAPMCVLPMYVFSHVFFPCVCSMCSSHVCVLMCVLLMCVCSCVFFPCVCFPVCSSQVCALLCVLLMCVLLCVLLMCVCSCVFFPCVCFPVCSSQVCALLCVLPMCVCSCVCASHVRLLLCACSSHMDVLPRVYSFHVDVLHVYVLIMCMCSVCMFMCSVCVFFSCVCVPSVCSSHVCVLPRACSSHVHVLPCACSSHVCSHVLVLLMCAPMCLFFSCVLPCVFFSCVCAPACLFFSCACAPSVCSSHVHVSPCARSCMCTCTPVPYTHRFLGSDNQDTFFSNTQRHQILFEILAKTPYGHEKKGLFGIDQLLSEGVFSAAFPLHDGPFMTPPEGLQAPGLNQRQVLSQHWARWRKWNKYQPLDHVRRYFGEKVALYFAWLGFYTGWLLPAAAVGTLVFLVGCSMLFSDTPTQELCSSADSFEMCPLCPDCPFWLLSSICALVQPLHGAVGRAVPGVLEAEERHTGLPLGLLRL
- the ANO7 gene encoding anoctamin-7 isoform X5, with translation MCVFFPCVCAPVCSSHVHVLPRACSSHVCVPMCVLPMCVFSCVFFPCVCFPVCSSQVCALLCVLLMCVCTPVCSSHVCAPVCSSHVCVLLCVLLMCVLLCVLPMCVLLCVLLMCVCSCVFFPCVCFPVCSSQVCALLCVLLMCVCTPVCSSHVCVHSCVFFSCVCSCVFFPCVCAPVCSSHVCAPVCSSHVCVLLCVLLMCVLLCVLPMCVLPCVFFPCVCAPVCSSHVCVLLCVLLMCVLLCVLLMCVLPCVFFPCVCAPVCSSHVCALLCVLLMCVLPCVFFPCVCAPVCSSHVCAPMCVLPMYVFSHVFFPCVCSMCSSHVCVLMCVLLMCVCSCVFFPCVCFPVCSSQVCALLCVLLMCVLLCVLLMCVCSCVFFPCVCFPVCSSQVCALLCVLPMCVCSCVCASHVRLLLCACSSHMDVLPRVYSFHVDVLHVYVLIMCMCSVCMFMCSVCVFFSCVCVPSVCSSHVCVLPRACSSHVHVLPCACSSHVCSHVLVLLMCAPMCLFFSCVLPCVFFSCVCAPACLFFSCACAPSVCSSHVHVSPCARSCMCTCTPVPYTHRFLGSDNQDTFFSNTQRHQILFEILAKTPYGHEKKGLFGIDQLLSEGVFSAAFPLHDGPFMTPPEGLQAPGLNQRQVLSQHWARWRKWNKYQPLDHVRRYFGEKVALYFAWLGFYTGWLLPAAAVGTLVFLVGCSMLFSDTPTQELCSSADSFEMCPLCPDCPFWLLSSICALVQAGRLFDHGGTVFFSLFMALWAVLFLEYWKRKSATLAYRWGCSDYEDIEERPRPQFAASAPTMALNPITGEDEPYFPERSRLHRVLAGSVVVVMMVAVVVMFLVSIILYRAIMAILVSKSDNTVLAAWASRIASLTGSVVNLIFILILSKIYVALAHVLTRWEMHRTQTKFEDAFTLKVFIFQFVNFYSSPIYIAFFKGRFVGYPGNYHTLFGIRNEECAAGGCLIELAQELLVIMVGKQIINNVQEILIPKLKGWWQKVRLRSRKRQAGAAMAAGRAPWEADYELLPCEGLFDEYLEMADNRQ